Genomic segment of Apium graveolens cultivar Ventura chromosome 7, ASM990537v1, whole genome shotgun sequence:
TTAACGGAATACCGATTGATACAAATTTTAATATCGTGTCGtgtcttcttttgttttagtttgTAATTGTCTTACATTATGTGCAGGTGGCTCCTTTGTTGTTCCAAGCATTTTCAACAATTCCATACATCTCCCAAGTATCATACATTGGAAGAGACGGTTTGTTATTCTCGTACTATAATGAGGAAAATCAGCAACCTATTGTTGTTTATACAAATACCTCATCAATCTCTGTGAATGAAGAATTACCTACAACAAATAATAACTTTACTTGCTACTCCCAACCTGCGAATCGTGACACTGGGAAGTTATATGGAGTTGTTAATGTGCATCCTCCTAGTACATCACTAAATTCATCAATCCTTCAAAGAATCCTGGAAAATACAACAGAAAGTGCTTCTCTAGGAACTTCATGGGTAGACAACGAAGATGTCCTATTCATTAACACAGCTCTTGTGGATGGGAGAGGAGCAATATCTCTGGGATTCGATGCAAAGACAGTGGTACAATCTTTATCTGGAAGCATAAGTAATGACCGAAGCTTATTTTTGTGCACAAAGGATGGGCAAGTACTAGTCAACACTGCTAAGATCCCGAACACTCAGATTGTTATTGTTGGTAacaattctgttgcattaaagTCGTTCAATCAGAATGGTGATCAAGTAGCAGAAACTCTTACATGCCAAGGCACATTGCGACCTACATCTATCACCAATTCGGAAACAAAGTATGATGTATATTGTTCACAAGTTGAAATCATTGGGGTGGAATTGGTAAGCATCTCCTCTTCTTACCTCAATAATAAGATTGATTTTCTAAAAACTAGTAAATTAAGATTTTACTATTTCTAAACCACTTTTACCTAGATTTAGTTCTTCTCTAGAGTGGAACATCGAACAAAATACGTCATTCACATTTACAAATGTCTTGAATAATGTACACTGTCTCGGACTTTAACAGTAGATTCAATTCTTTTTGCAGATTTCCTTATTGGCTATGCCAGTTGAGGGACCAGAGAGTTACCTCCACAAGCACTTCGAAGAATCGTATTGGTATCTTCTTTTGACGATTTGTCTAGTATACACTATAATCATGGTTTTTGCAGGCCTAACTCTCCGAGCATTAAGAGCAGTGGCATGGTTCCGTTCTGCATTAAAAAAACAAGTGGCTGCAACAGCTCATGAAGAAAGAAAAGGCATTAACAAGAGCACAAACTACGCCAATGCAAGTCATGATGTTCGTGGTTCTTTAGCAGGGATTATTGGTCTCATTGATATGTGTTTGACTCAAGTTGATCCTGGATCCAATGTAGAGGAAAATTTAATAGTTATGAATACTTCTTCCCAGTATCTTTTAGGTAACAAGGAAGTTAATTTTAGCTACTATATAGGTTTATGAGATATTAAATTTAGTAAAAAAATTGTTTCTTAATTTGTTTGTGTACAGGTCTTCTGAATAGCACTCTTGATAGAAGTAAGCTAGAAGCAGGAAAGGCGATACTTGACGAAGAAGAATTTGAGGTGTCACAGTTACTTGAAGATGTGGCGGACTTATTTCATGTCGTTGGTATGAAGAAAGACGTAGATGTCCTGTTAGATCTGTGCGACGGATCTGTTAATAGGTTTGATCGCGTAAAAGGTGATCGCAAAAAGCTACGACAAATATTGTCTAATGTAGTCAGTAACGCTGTCAAATTTACGTCAGAAGGATATGTGTCTATCCGAGCTTATGCTAGGAAGCCTAGTTCTTCAAGTTTAAATACTGGTTCAACTCAGAAATGTCTTCTTTCACGGTTATTAAGCTTGCTCTTTCCAAACTATATAGCATCGTACAAAACCAATATCGGTAATATTCAGAAGGATGAAAATTGCATTGAGTTTGTGTTTGAGGTAGATGATACTGGAGTTGGAATTCCCAAAGATAAGCAAGAAATGGTGTTTGAGAACTATGCTCAGATAAAGGATACATCTTCCAGGCAAGAAGGCACAGGCTTAGGTCTTGGTATTGTGCAGTCGCTGGTAAGTTTCAACTTGTTGCGATGAAATTTACTACATTTATATTTATCCtaacatatataaaattaatacataTTATTTGCATTACGTTTTGATTGTTTTTTTATTCATCAGGTCCGTTTAATGGGCGGGGAGATAGAGATTGTCGATAAGGATATAGGCAAAAGAGGAACTTGCTTCAAGTTCAATACTTATCTTACTCCTTGTGAAGATTCAAGGGCTAGTAATGCAAAAGATCAACGGGAAGACATTGAATCAAATGTTGGTTCTTACAGGTCTTCAGTCGAATCATTGTCAGTACAGAATATGCGCTTGAGTAGCCCTGACATAGAAGGATCTCAAGTGATCCTGTTTATTAAAAATGAAGAACGTCGGAGAGTATGTAAGAATTTCATGGAGAGAGAAGGAGTCAGAGTCTTGGTGGTTAGGAACAATGAAGAGTTGGAGTCTTCCTTGAAAACAATGAGACACAGGAGACAGAACAGTTCTTCCGAGAAGTCTAATGGCTCAAGTAGTTTCGGGAGTGTCGTACCAAGCTTCATACTAATGGTGATTGACACAAGTGCTGGATTTTTCCGGGAGGTCAGTAGAGTTGTTGGTGAGTTGAGAAAGACCATACCTACTGGCGGCAGCAGAGTTGTCTGGTTAGATAGGCCTGGATATATTAAGCTACAAGGCCTCCCTGAAAACGATCTGCCTGCCAATGACGTTATCATTTCGAAGCCTTTCCACGGATCAAGACTGTATCAGGTACTGAACCTTCTGCCAGAGTTTGGAGGAGATACTTTAGAAGTCAATCCAATGGCTTCTACATCCCCGCGTAGGCCAGAGGCATCACCTTCTTCCGCCACAAGTCCCCCACTTCAAAAAATAGAGATTAAAGAAATTGATAAAATTTTAAGTGGGAAGAAGGTTTTGTTAGCAGAAGACGAGCCTTTGCTGCAAAGAGTAGCTACCGCTGTTCTTTCAAGGCTAGGGGCAACCGTGGAAATCTCCAGTAATGGACTGGAAGCTGTTCAGACTATCTCCCAAGCCCTGGAAGATGGACGGACGTCTGAAATGCGACATTCTTTACCGTACGATTATATTTTTATGGATTGCCAGGTAATTACTGATCGTCCATTACTAATTTTGTTTTGGCACAAACTCATCATCACCAACACATACAACATATATTTAACAACAGTGTTAAATATTGATCAGATGCCTGTCATGGATGGCATGGAAGCAACCAGGAGAATCCGCGAAGAAGAAGCAAAACATGGGTTGCACATGCCCATTTTTGCAGTTAGTGCGCATACACAAGGTCTGGAGATACTGCAGATGAAACAAGCCGGCGTGGATTATATTCTTCCAAAACCCCTAAACGCTGCCAAACTAACAGATTTTCTCAGCAGCATTGAATTTTAGTAAACACAGATTTGTCTAATTAGTCTACACACACATTTTGCTTTTATAGTTATCATAATAATATTGGATGACAGTTTATTAATTGTACCAACTTTTTTTCATGCCAAAGTACAAGTGGCAGCTTAAATCCGCTACTATGCACCGATTTCTTTAATaattttacatttttatttatattatataaattttattaaattttgttgtgaataattaaatattaaataataattatatgaatattatttttatttgaatatttatatttttaagatAATATTAAAAAGTACATGATTGAATTTGAACTTTTAGCTTTATTTTTAAGATTACAAGTAATATTAATACTTATTATTGGTCTAATgagaaaaattatttttttgttgtTGGAAGGACATGAAATTAAAACGTATTTGTATCTGATAATAGAAATGTTTGTTATTGTAGGATTCGAGTTTGAGTATTACATTTTTTTAGTTTTGTGTTAAAAAATATATGTTTGACATGTTACAACCCATTTTTAATAGTAATATATGTTTAATGatttgtttaaaaaaattaaatgaaCTTCATCCTCAACAATTTATCACCTTAATTTCATTTTTTCCCTTTTTAACTCATCATATGTTACTGGCAAAACAAAATTACTTGAAAAGATATTAAAATACTTTTTTTATTCTTTAAATAACTTTAAATCATAAATAGTCTTATAACCTTTAAAATACTGTCAGAAATGTTACTATAGTCCTTTAAAATTTGTTTAGAATGTGTTTATCGAGAATATTCACACGTATTAAACAAAATTAAGATATTAACATTTTCACATGAAAAATTATAATCAAGCCTTAGTAATATAAGAAAaatgatattaaataattatgaGTATTATTCCCTTGTATAGATAGGCAAACAATCATATTacattatataatttttagtgTTGTCAAATTTATGAAATAAACCAAATCCTCTTTTATCCACATGGGATTTGAATGAATATATCCTATGCATTGTTTATAACCCTTCCAAATAATCTTTATACTTTTTAGTTGGATCATGTATTATTTATATTAGTTTAAATTctgttaatatataaatatttctaaaattttattgaTCTAATTATATCATAACATTAACTTTAatatattcatataaatatatGATAGTAAtagatttataataaaaaataattaaaaaaaagttGTGTTTGTATTTGAACAGGATAAGTTGTAATTAAAAACTTACACCTCCTATAATGAGAATTTGataattatattctttatttgaTCTAACATAAACATAAAAAACATTCTCCATATTACATGATTGGTGTTAAACTGTATAATACACATCAACTAATTTGCACTCAGACCAAAATATGAATTATGATTTAGGtgcaattatttttaaaattcctaAGGGGTGAGTTAGTTTTGCTTTGATTTTAACTCAATTGGCTTCATATCAActgcatatatatacatatatacagaTATATAACATGAAACAATTTTATCCTAAAATCATAAACTattgtaaaatttataatatgaaCAAAATCGATACAGTACCCCTTTTTTATCCACAAGGGATTTGCATGAAGTTTAAATCCTATGTATTTTTTTAACCTTTTTAAATAATCTTTATACTTATTTAGTTGgacaatattttattaatataggTTTTACTCGAATACTCCCTATAATGAGAATGTGGTAATTACACTCTTTTTTTAATCTAATATAATCACAAAATATTCATTAGATTACACGTTTGGGTTAAATTACATAATACACATAAATCAAACCATACcaaaatatgatttatgattTCGGTTCAATTATCTTTAAATTTCGTGGGTTGTGGGTTGGTTTTGGTTTAACTATAATCCAATCAATTTTCATATGAGCCGGATttatatacaaacatatataacATGAAGGAATTTTATCCTAAAATCATAAACTAAATTTctgtaaaattttattatataatcATCAACTTATCATACATATTAATTAATTCTTCATAGTTTTCCTTAAAAAATTGTCGAACACCTAAAATTTTTTTGTTGCAACTAAATTGATTGACATGTTATTAAAAGTTGGTCATTTGCGGTTATTACGAGTGATTTATTTTGCTATAAAAgaatatttttttatcaattaTACACATTTTAAGAAGGAATGTTTACTTAAAAAATGATACTTTATTTCCCGAGTTAACTAATAAAAAATGCCGTAAATTGCCAAATTCCGCTAAATCGCACCGACAACAACTGAGCGAGTGCTTTGGTTTTATTGGATTATGAGATTTGGACTGgttcaaattttttaaaatcccAATATTACAGTTTGATTCCACTTTCATATCTAACAAACACTAGAACGGACAACGATCACCCGTAATTGCTAATATCTTCATTCCCCTTTATACACGTTACCTAGCTACATGCATACATACATCGTCCCCATCTTCATCACTTCCCACCTTATCACCATATTTAATTAAACTTATTAAGAAAATTAATTACAACGTCACATTAAACCATTACGTATACTAATTTCATAAAATTTATAGTTTATTAGTCAAATTACTTGATATAAATAAAGTAATCACTAAATACAACTATCTGAATTACTAAATACAGGAatatctgatttttagaaaaattattaatttttgtaCACGGACGGACTTTGTAGCAAAACTTATCAATTTGTATAGCAAAAATTGTTAATTTTTGTATACAAATCATTGAGAACTCTAGTGTTTTATATATAACTAAGTAATCCTTTTTTCCCATCTCCATTTTTGTTTTCTACTATTCCCAGTTACTACTTCTCGTaatcaaaatttttgaaaaatgaaAATATCTATCAACACATATAGAACCACTCAGCCGCCATAAAGAAAGTCGTGATGATGTCAAAATTAATGGTTGGGTATAGGATTGCATATATCGATGCAAACATTAATTCATGAAGATTAATATTTGGTGGTAAAATGTGTGGGTAGTTGAAGGTGTGAAGAAAAAGAGGGGGGCCatatagagagaaaatgatgattgttggttaTTATTCCCAAgcaatctaacaaagaattataGAAGGGAGGGTTGAACGTAATTATGGTTTCTTTTCGAATTCAAGTAATGTTCTACCTcaaatatataacagtgtttgattaagcaaaagtgcggaatgaaaatattgaagtaatcaaacacaaagtaattaaacacaagtatttaaaaactttctggtgtattgaaattttccaccagagatatatataagatCGAGAACTCTTTGATACAAAGATTGTACACAACTTCttacaagtagaatcacaaagaacaaagaaattctttacaaatacagctttatctatttctcttgTTGATTGCTTACTTGATTTCTTTTTCTACTTGTTaatcttggtttatatatcaccaagttatatgataaaaagacaaactaataagacaaaagtatcttagtctaattacatgcttcttcatttctctatccggcatctttgaatatcttcaagttagcatggaaatggaactgcttctttgttctctaaaatctgtaaataggttgccacattccatttgtatataatcaactgataagtggcattttataccacttagaacgtcttaaaatggcttaaattggtgtcttgaaatcaagtattttgtgtatttgatgcatttttctagtgtttatgcatttcagggtattagttgcatttcgggggaggaatcatcaagaataagccttggcatgtgttcaccattgcgagaggaaaggaatgggcagattacggcgaagaaacggagcaaacctggattttttccagtagaggcctgcgcgcccgcgcggcaatgctgagcggccgcgcagcaacctgcgcgcccgcgcagctatgctgagcggccgcgcagggtcggggaaaaagataaattattttagacttctacttctgtttggcttccaacttctatgtaatctgagttttatgggactattatataggtagatttgagacgttttcacggAGAGTAtgaaggggattatgttttagattgtgttttacgcaagaagcgaaggagataaggaagaagaccgatttagcacaccgcaacgaagagggagcatatattcttgtgattcttgtttcgttgtaacgttggatgctagttttcttgctttgacttatttactcttgtgacgtactctgttttaatataattagtttagttattattttcttgtgtttgtttatcatgatttcatatgaacccatgatggcgataagttctattatgggctaatcgtgatcatggggttgcaacggatttattatggaattctttagttaattgtttaatactttagtgtgtgatgattgcatgatatctagtattggttgtgcgtattcgtcttatgtgcgtcacgaacatataagatagggtgttaatctcttgtgaagcgacggtggatcttgagatttagaacttgccatgctagcataggttcatgtacgtgagcatgattagtgggtaactctaacagttttatttgccctatgtaatcaaaaggaataacttgtgcttaaatcgttgtgttgtcaatttctgtagacatataggaactcaacataattgatgactattcaacttctatcttaattgtggatgtttggtagaatggtattagtacaatgacagatggcttttatcagtttcgtgttattcgattaatatcatcactgtcacatgctaaaggtaataacaatggctatagaaggaagtaataatgaagttgtgatctcatgagtgttttattattgataaattgaagtgttagtcaagtggttaattaagtagttaattatagttaatatttaatcaacaattttaagtgttattatcttaacattgagaagtaatcatacattggtgagtgagtttaattagacaataatttagtctgagtctctgagggaacgaactagaaagtattctatattacttgcgaacgcgtatacttgcgtgaatattagcgcgtgttttcgccctaacaagtttttggcgccgctgccggggactcggcgtatttgtttagtttatgtacttaccatcattggtcattaggactcagtgattaggacgtagtagttacttactcttttcggttgtgtttcaggtactttagcaagcgtttatgcaaactcgttctcgtgctcgcaagaggactttagatacagctgaggagacagacgaagttcttgatattccggagaagttagattttgaggattcggattcaggaactgagcagaaagaaccagtaaacatgggagatcgtattgttcaagctgatccagctcttatggatttttctcagcctaaaattgatgacattcagtcaagcatccttcatccggctattcaagctaacacctttgaaatcaagccgggcactattcagatggtgcaaaattctgtttcttttggaggagcggcaactgaagaccccaacatgcacataaggaattttgtcgagatctgcagcacttttaagtataatggcgtgactgatgaggctatcaagttgaggcttttcccattctcactgagggataaggctaaagactggttacattctgaaccagctgggtccatcactacgtggcaagatcttgcgcaaaagtttctggtaaagttttatccaatggcaaagactgctgctatgaggagtgctcttactcagttttcgcagcaacctacagaatctatgtgcgaggcttgggaacgctacaaggaaatgttgagaaaatgtccacatcatggaatgccggattggatggtgatcactggtttctataatggtttgggggcccaatctcggcccatgctcgatgcagcagctggaggagccttatgggctaaaagctatactgaggcgtataatcttatagagacgatggctgcaaatgagcatcaaaacccaactcagaggatgacatcaggcaaggtagcaggtattctggaagttgatgcagccaccgctattgcagcccagctccaagcgctatcaatggaggttgattctttggctacgtatggagttaatcaaatagctatggtttgtgagctttgtgcaggttctcatgctacggatcagtgttctcttgtcaacgaatctgttaagtatgtgaataattatcagcgacaacagcagccggtgccagcgacctatcatcctaataacagaaatcatccaaatttcagctgggggaataatcagaatgctattcagccaccatatcagcaaggagtgagtaaacagtttaacccacctggattccagcaaccacagcagtatgctacaaggcaatcatatcctcaacagggaagtgcagctgcacctactagtgctgattttgaggaatttaagctgttgtgcaagagtcaggcggtttctatcaagaccttggaaaatcaaatcggtcaattagccaatgcagtgctcaatcgtcaacctggcactcttcccagtgacatggaagtaccaggcaggaaggaagctaaagagcaagtcaaggctattaccttaaggtctggaaaagtggctgatgctgaaaaggcaaaggaagtcgaagctgaagttagagatgaagaatctaagcaaaaggagaaagcggcggaaccaaggaagactactgttgaacacactctacctgaggctaatacaggggagaaatagttctatcctccaccaccttttcctaagagattgcagcaacaaaagctggatagacagttcgggaagtttctggaggtgttcaagaaacttcacatcaatatacctttcgctgaggctctggaacaaatgcctagttatgcgaagtttatgaagactattcttgcaaggaaggtgaaactggatgaccttgaaaccgttgctctcacggaagaatgcagcgctgttctgtagcaaaagttaccaccaaaactgaaagatccaggaagcttcaccattccttgcaccattggcaatctaacttttgacaagtgcctttgtgatttgggagcaagcattaatctgatgccgttgtcgatctttaaaaagctggatctgcctgatccaaaacccacatacatgtcgctacaattggctgaccgttccattacttacccaaggggcatagttgaggatgtgctcgtcaaggtggataagctcttctttccagcagattttgttattctggattttgagaaagataagaagat
This window contains:
- the LOC141674613 gene encoding histidine kinase CKI1-like, which translates into the protein MAVQEKNVDVHAERYDSLQTTTVGLDPGIAMVPPSVVLREWQTSRGNVEEDLRLYSYKLPQEELSGVAAKADLLAPLHLSTINLARTIGSYVNDTDQLSFSSIESEVAPLLFQAFSTIPYISQVSYIGRDGLLFSYYNEENQQPIVVYTNTSSISVNEELPTTNNNFTCYSQPANRDTGKLYGVVNVHPPSTSLNSSILQRILENTTESASLGTSWVDNEDVLFINTALVDGRGAISLGFDAKTVVQSLSGSISNDRSLFLCTKDGQVLVNTAKIPNTQIVIVGNNSVALKSFNQNGDQVAETLTCQGTLRPTSITNSETKYDVYCSQVEIIGVELISLLAMPVEGPESYLHKHFEESYWYLLLTICLVYTIIMVFAGLTLRALRAVAWFRSALKKQVAATAHEERKGINKSTNYANASHDVRGSLAGIIGLIDMCLTQVDPGSNVEENLIVMNTSSQYLLGLLNSTLDRSKLEAGKAILDEEEFEVSQLLEDVADLFHVVGMKKDVDVLLDLCDGSVNRFDRVKGDRKKLRQILSNVVSNAVKFTSEGYVSIRAYARKPSSSSLNTGSTQKCLLSRLLSLLFPNYIASYKTNIGNIQKDENCIEFVFEVDDTGVGIPKDKQEMVFENYAQIKDTSSRQEGTGLGLGIVQSLVRLMGGEIEIVDKDIGKRGTCFKFNTYLTPCEDSRASNAKDQREDIESNVGSYRSSVESLSVQNMRLSSPDIEGSQVILFIKNEERRRVCKNFMEREGVRVLVVRNNEELESSLKTMRHRRQNSSSEKSNGSSSFGSVVPSFILMVIDTSAGFFREVSRVVGELRKTIPTGGSRVVWLDRPGYIKLQGLPENDLPANDVIISKPFHGSRLYQVLNLLPEFGGDTLEVNPMASTSPRRPEASPSSATSPPLQKIEIKEIDKILSGKKVLLAEDEPLLQRVATAVLSRLGATVEISSNGLEAVQTISQALEDGRTSEMRHSLPYDYIFMDCQMPVMDGMEATRRIREEEAKHGLHMPIFAVSAHTQGLEILQMKQAGVDYILPKPLNAAKLTDFLSSIEF